Proteins found in one Megalobrama amblycephala isolate DHTTF-2021 linkage group LG5, ASM1881202v1, whole genome shotgun sequence genomic segment:
- the sptb gene encoding spectrin beta chain, erythrocytic isoform X1, translating into MAAMTSTTDFDNAEITQQYSRINTRFELPDEELDNDNSSARLFERSRIKALADEREAVQKKTFTKWVNSILARVSCRISDLYLDLRDGRMLIRLLEVLSGERLPRPTKGRMRIHCLENVDKALQFLKEQRVHLENMGSHDIVDGNHRLILGLIWTIILRFQIQDIIVETGQADQTGRLETRSAKDALLLWCQMKTAGYPNVNITNFTTSWKDGMAFNALIHKHRPDLVDYGNLQRSNPTHNLQQAFNLAEQKLGVTKLLDPEDVFTENPDEKSIITYVVAFYHYFSKMKALAVEGKRVGKVLDQAIETEKMIEKYETLSSDLLTWIEQTIIVLNNRKLANSLTGVQQQLQAFNSYRTVEKPPKFQEKGNLEVLLFTIQSRMRANNQRVYTPKEGALVSDINKAWERLEKAEHDRERVLRDELIRQEKLEQMARRFDRKAAMRETWLQENQRLVSQDNFGYDLPAVEAAKKKHDAIETDIAAYEERVQALVALSKELEAERYHDAKRIDARKDNILRLWDYLQELLKARRGRLDKNLTLQSIFQEMLYIISWMDEMKSQLLSPDFGKQLLEVEDLLQKHSLVEADIAVQAERVRSANAAALKFANGDSYKPCDPQVIRDRVQHLDLCYQELCALAAQRKARLEQSRRLWNFLWEIAELESWIREKEHIFSSLDYGKDLTSVLVLQSKHSVFENELAAGRDNLKQVMDEGESMIQAKHLGSPKVQQRMDDVRRQWQQLEELAAFRKQNLQDTQRFFQFQGDADDLKAWLVDAMRQMSSDDVGHDEYTTQRLLKKHRDLRDEAAKNGATIDALSKQANALPEELRNTPDIQGRLNDIRDMYIELLTLSDLRQKKLDDTMALYTIFSETDACELWMGQKETWLVGLETPENLEDLEIVQNRLSILAQEMDNMQARVDNVNKAAKQLEDSRHPQTKQVKDCQIRLNKRWEAFKAMVEDKKRKVDSALSLHNYDLECDETESWIKEKTRVIESTQDLGNDLAAVITIQRKLFGMERDLAAIQDKLDFLHDEAQKLVKEHPENASDILARQDELDAAWDALKHTLKDREDSLGEVSKLQTFLQDMDDFQAWLFKTQKAVASEDMPDGLPEAEQFLSLHDAVRDDMDGHEEDYHRVRDTGVAVIQGQEDDPQYQQLEQRLEGLDKGWDELHKMWDSRKNFLDQGLGFQQFMRDAKQAEAILNNQEYTLAHIDKPDTLEGAEKALKKHEDFVTTMDANEEKILSTLETGQRLVDSGNLYSGRVKDKMGSIEDRYNKNKDKANEVSGKLKDNRELQHFLQNTQDLTLWINEKMLTAQDTSYDEARNLHSKWQKHQAFMAELASNKDWLHNIDKEGQELMESKPELEPIVMDRLAKLHELWDKLESTTQEKARLLFDANRSELFDQSLADLKKWLAKLQQQLQGDVDEEVKDLTSANILLKKHQMTENQVRDRARELEELQEAVQQHVSLREDQPELEVEQQTLQSDFQKLLTPLAQRKGKLEAAKAVHQFFRDLADEILWVNERLPMAMSEDHGNNLQTVQLLLKKNQSLQKEIDGHQPRIDEVLERGRRMVAAAEGSPEEEHMSEEMKKLQEVWAKLQDEMAKRRARLYGSNEAQQYYNDADEAEAWIGEQELYMIADEKAKDEQSALIMLKRHLLMKQTVDDYAYSIQQLADRAQKMLAEEHPDGEAIIRRQGQVDKQYAGLKEQAEDRKKKLDHTYHNFLLSREVEDLEQWIAERDVVASSEEMGQDLDHVTILRDKFREFARETGTVGQERVDTVNQIIDDLIEAGHSESATMAEWKDGVNESWADLLELIDTRAQLLTASYDLLKYFYDGKELVAHIEEKKNELPDDLGEDFSKAESFHRMHAAFERDISSLGKQVKQFQETATRLHAQYAGDQATAIQATEKEVVEAWKGLLDACAGRRKRLEDTADKFRFFTMVRDLLAWMESIMQQIETQEKPRDVSSVELLMKYHQGIRAEIETRGPKFNQCVELGQALLERKHKDSAEIKEKLMQLVEKRKEMMLKWDDRWDWLRLLLEVCQFARDASVAEAWLIAQEPYVASRDLGETVDEVEKLLKRHEAFEKSTATWEERFSALERLTTLELLEIRKQQLDIQQYRQEAEKDSRREDTGFAEESSQLYPTEEQSLSGLGVIEPSSGGVDGTAGDSTVPLISEMQESGSLELDPSTSIQVTKETEKAATLPTESSQVQPVLMEGTLARKHEMEGHNKKASNRSWNNIYCVLKPGQLSAYKDAKSFSHSVTYHGEEPLTLTNASCEILTNYKKKKQVFKLRLEDGSEYLFQCKDEEELQNWTKAIEQAAQALTEEPVAGPSGVKAQSLPPPSSTTLEVPSTKKEKEKRFSLFAKKK; encoded by the exons ATGGCAGCTATGACCTCCACCACAGACTTCGACAATGCTGAAATCACTCAGCAGTACAGCCGCATCAACACCCGCTTCGAACTGCCCGATGAAGAGCTTGACAACGACAACAGCTCGGCCAGACTCTTCGAGCGCTCGCGCATTAAAGCTCTTGCAG ATGAGCGAGAGGCTGTCCAGAAGAAGACCTTTACAAAATGGGTGAATTCCATATTAGCCAGAGTCAGCTGCCGAATCTCAGATCTCTATCTAGACCTGCGGGATGGTAGAATGCTCATAAGGCTACTGGAGGTTCTGTCAGGGGAGAGACTG CCCAGGCCAACCAAGGGCCGAATGCGTATTCACTGTCTGGAGAATGTGGATAAAGCTCTACAGTTTTTAAAGGAGCAGAGGGTGCACTTAGAGAACATGGGATCACATGATATTGTAGATGGGAATCACCGGCTCATCCTAGGCCTCATCTGGACCATCATTCTTCGCTTCCAG ATTCAAGACATTATAGTAGAGACAGGACAAGCTGACCAGACAGGCCGGCTAGAGACCCGCTCGGCCAAAGATGCACTGCTCCTCTGGTGCCAGATGAAGACTGCAGG GTACCCCAATGTAAACATCACCAATTTCACCACAAGCTGGAAAGACGGCATGGCTTTCAACGCTCTCATTCACAAACACAG GCCAGATCTGGTGGACTATGGCAATCTACAGAGGTCCAACCCCACTCACAACCTTCAGCAGGCTTTTAACCTAGCTGAACAAAAACTTGGTGTCACCAAGCTCCTGGACCCAGAAG ATGTGTTCACTGAGAACCCAGATGAGAAGTCCATAATCACATACGTTGTTGCATTTTACCACTACTTCTCTAAGATGAAAGCTCTGGCAGTTGAGGGCAAGCGAGTTGGGAAG GTGCTGGACCAGGCCATTGAAACAGAGAAGATGATTGAGAAGTATGAGACATTGTCATCAGACCTGCTAACATGGATTGAGCAAACCATCATTGTGCTGAACAACCGCAAGCTTGCTAACTCCCTTACAGGCGTCCAACAGCAACTGCAGGCTTTCAACTCTTACCGTACCGTGGAGAAACCACCTAA GTTTCAGGAGAAAGGCAACTTGGAAGTACTACTGTTTACCATCCAGAGCAGAATGAGGGCCAACAATCAGAGAGTCTACACACCTAAAGAGGGTGCACTGGTGTCAGATATCAACAAG GCTTGGGAGCGGTTGGAGAAGGCAGAACATGACCGCGAGCGGGTCCTAAGAGATGAACTCATTAGGCAGGAGAAGCTGGAGCAGATGGCTCGTCGCTTTGACAGGAAGGCAGCCATGAGAGAGACCTGGCTTCAAGAAAATCAGAGACTAGTTTCACAG GACAACTTTGGCTATGACTTACCAGCAGTGGAGGCAGCTAAGAAGAAACATGATGCCATAGAGACAGACATTGCTGCATATGAAGAACGTGTTCAGGCACTGGTGGCCCTGTCTAAAGAACTGGAAGCAGAACGATACCATGATGCTAAACGCATTGATGCTAGAAAAGACAATATCTTGAGGCTGTGGGACTACCTGCAGGAGCTCTTGAAAGCTCGCAGAGGTCGTCTAGACAAGAATCTCACCCTTCAGAGTATCTTCCAGGAGATGCTCTACATCATCAGCTGGATGGATGAAATGAAG AGCCAACTCTTGTCCCCAGACTTTGGAAAACAGTTATTGGAAGTAGAAGACTTGCTGCAGAAACATTCGTTGGTAGAGGCTGATATAGCAGTGCAGGCAGAAAGAGTACGATCAGCCAATGCAGCTGCTCTTAAATTTGCCAATGGTGATA GTTATAAACCATGTGACCCACAAGTGATCCGTGATCGGGTACAACACTTGGACCTGTGCTACCAGGAGTTGTGTGCTCTGGCAGCTCAGAGGAAAGCACGTCTGGAGCAGTCGCGACGGCTTTGGAACTTTTTATGGGAAATTGCAGAGTTGGAGAGTTGGATTCGGGAAAAGGAACACATTTTCTCCTCTCTTGACTATGGTAAGGACCTTACCAGTGTGCTGGTACTGCAGAGCAAACACAGTGTCTTTGAGAATGAGCTTGCCGCTGGAAGGGACAACTTGAAGCAGGTGATGGACGAAGGAGAGAGCATGATCCAGGCCAAGCACTTGGGTTCCCCCAAAGTGCAACAGCGCATGGATGATGTGCGAAGACAGTGGCAACAGCTGGAGGAACTGGCTGCCTTCCGTAAGCAGAATCTGCAAGACACGCAACGCTTCTTCCAGTTTCAGGGCGATGCTGATGACCTCAAGGCCTGGCTGGTTGATGCTATGCGGCAGATGAGCAGTGACGATGTTGGGCATGATGAATATACTACCCAGCGACTTCTTAAGAAACATCGTGACTTAAGAGATGAGGCCGCTAAGAATGGTGCCACCATTGATGCTCTATCCAAACAGGCCAATGCACTTCCTGAGGAACTAAGGAACACACCAGACATCCAGGGGCGTTTGAATGATATCCGGGATATGTATATTGAGCTTCTGACCCTATCAGATCTGAGGCAAAAGAAACTGGATGACACCATGGCTCTTTACACTATCTTCAGTGAGACAGACGCTTGTGAGCTCTGGATGGGCCAGAAGGAGACCTGGCTGGTTGGGCTAGAGACACCTGAGAATTTGGAAGATCTAGAAATTGTACAAAACAG GCTAAGCATTCTTGCTCAAGAAATGGATAACATGCAGGCTCGGGTTGATAATGTCAATAAGGCAGCCAAGCAACTCGAAGATAGCAGACATccacaaacaaaacaagtgaAAGACTGTCAAATTCGTCTCAATAAGAG GTGGGAAGCTTTTAAAGCAATGGTGGAGGATAAGAAACGTAAAGTAGATTCAGCACTCAGCCTACATAACTATGATCTTGAATGTGATGAAACGGAGTCATGGATAAAAGAAAAGACACGAGTCATTGAGTCTACACAGGACCTTGGGAATGACCTGGCTGCAGTCATTACCATTCAGAGGAAGCTCTTTGGCATGGAAAGAGACCTTGCTGCCATCCAAGATAAGTTGGATTTCCTGCATGATGAGGCCCAGAAGCTAGTGAAGGAACACCCAGAAAATGCTTCTGATATACTTGCCAGACAGGATGAGTTGGATGCAGCATGGGACGCCTTGAAACATACCCTGAAAGACCGTGAAGACTCTCTTGGGGAGGTCAGCAAGCTGCAGACCTTCCTACAGGACATGGATGATTTTCAAGCCTGGCTGTTCAAGACACAGAAGGCTGTTGCATCTGAAGATATGCCTGATGGTTTACCAGAGGCTGAGCAGTTTCTGAGTCTCCATGATGCTGTGAGGGATGATATGGATGGCCATGAGGAAGACTATCATCGTGTGAGGGACACGGGAGTAGCTGTCATTCAGGGGCAAGAAGATGATCCTCAGTACCAGCAGCTGGAGCAGAGGTTGGAGGGTCTTGATAAGGGCTGGGATGAACTGCACAAAATGTGGGATAGCCGCAAGAACTTCCTAGATCAGGGTCTCGGCTTCCAACAATTCATGAGGGATGCCAAGCAGGCTGAGGCCATCTTAAATAACCAG GAATACACTCTAGCCCACATTGACAAGCCTGACACACTGGAAGGAGCAGAAAAGGCCCTGAAGAAACATGAGGACTTTGTTACCACCATGGATGCTAATGAAGAGAAGATACTCAGCACACTGGAGACTGGTCAGAGACTGGTGGACAGTGGAAACCTTTACTCAGGAAGGGTGAAAGACAAGATGGGCTCCATTGAGGACAG ATACAACAAGAACAAAGACAAAGCAAATGAAGTCTCAGGGAAACTCAAAGACAACAGGGAACTTCAGCACTTCCTTCAGAACACCCAGGAT CTTACACTGTGGATAAATGAGAAAATGCTGACTGCACAGGATACATCATATGATGAGGCTCGAAACCTCCATAGCAAGTGGCAAAAACACCAAGCCTTCATGGCAGAGCTTGCATCGAACAAGGATTGGCTTCACAACATTGATAAG GAGGGACAGGAACTGATGGAATCCAAGCCTGAGTTAGAGCCCATTGTTATGGATCGTCTTGCTAAGCTTCATGAACTATGGGATAAGCTGGAGAGCACCACACAAGAGAAGGCTCGGCTGCTGTTCGACGCAAACCGTTCTGAGTTGTTTGATCAGAGCCTGGCTGACCTAAAGAAATGGTTGGCTAAATTGCAGCAGCAGCTCCAGGGTGATGTGGACGAAGAAGTGAAGGATCTTACCAGTGCCAACATCCTACTGAAGAAGCATCAG ATGACAGAGAATCAAGTTCGGGATCGTGCACGAGAGCTTGAAGAACTTCAGGAAGCTGTACAGCAGCATGTTTCACTTAGAGAGGACCAACCTGAGCTTGAGGTTGAGCAGCAAACTCTTCAGAGTGACTTTCAGAAGCTCCTCACACCTCTCGCCCAACGCAAGGGAAAGCTGGAGGCCGCCAAGGCAGTGCACCAGTTCTTTAGAGATCTTGCAGATGAGATA CTCTGGGTTAACGAGAGGCTACCAATGGCAATGTCAGAGGATCATGGCAATAATCTTCAGACTGTCCAACTTCTGCTCAAGAAGAACCAA TCTCTACAAAAGGAGATTGACGGTCACCAGCCACGCATTGATGAAGTGTTAGAGCGTGGCCGGCGAATGGTGGCAGCAGCAGAGGGCAGTCCAGAGGAAGAACACATGTCTGAGGAGATGAAGAAGCTTCAGGAGGTGTGGGCAAAGCTGCAGGATGAGATGGCCAAACGTAGAGCACGGCTCTATGGCTCTAATGAGGCCCAGCAGTATTACAATGATGCAGATGAAGCTGAGGCCTGGATAGGGGAACAAGAACTCTACATGATTGCTGATGAAAAGGCCAAG GATGAACAGAGTGCTTTGATCATGCTGAAGCGACACCTGCTTATGAAGCAGACAGTGGATGACTATGCATACTCCATCCAGCAGTTGGCAGATCGTGCCCAGAAGATGCTGGCTGAAGAGCACCCAGATGG TGAGGCCATCATCCGGAGACAAGGACAAGTTGATAAGCAGTATGCTGGGCTGAAGGAGCAAGCAGAGGACCGAAAAAAGAAGCTGGACCACACATATCATAATTTCTTGCTGAGCCGTGAAGTGGAGGATCTTGAGCAGTGGATTGCAGAGCGTGATGTGGTGGCCTCTTCAGAAGAGATGGGCCAAGACCTTGACCATGTGACG ATCCTGCGAGATAAGTTCAGGGAGTTTGCACGGGAGACAGGGACAGTGGGTCAAGAACGTGTAGACACTGTAAACCAGATCATAGATGATCTGATCGAAGCAGGCCACAGTGAGTCAGCAACCATGGCGGAGTGGAAGGATGGAGTCAATGAGAGTTGGGCAGATCTGCTGGAACTCATCGACACTCGTGCGCAGCTCCTCACAGCCTCCTATGACCTGCTTAA GTATTTTTATGATGGGAAGGAGTTGGTCGCTCacattgaggaaaaaaagaatgagCTTCCTGATGATCTGGGAGAAGACTTTAGCAAAGCAGAGTCCTTCCACCGAATGCATGCTGCATTTGAGAGGGATATAAGCTCCCTGGGCAAACAG GTCAAACAGTTCCAGGAGACTGCAACTAGACTGCATGCCCAGTATGCAGGAGATCAGGCCACTGCTATTCAAGCAACTGAGAAAGAGGTTGTGGAAGCCTGGAAGGGTCTATTGGATGCTTGCGCAGGTAGGAGGAAGCGACTGGAGGATACAGCAGACAAATTCCGCTTCTTCACCATGGTGAGGGACCTGCTGGCCTGGATGGAAAGCATCATGCAGCAGATAGAGACACAGGAAAAGCCACG AGATGTCTCCTCAGTGGAGCTCCTAATGAAGTATCACCAAGGAATCCGTGCTGAGATTGAGACCCGTGGACCAAAGTTTAATCAGTGTGTAGAACTAGGCCAAGCCCTCCTGGAACGCAAGCACAAGGACTCTGCAGAG ATTAAAGAGAAGCTGATGCAACTAGTAGAGAAGAGGAAAGAGATGATGCTCAAATGGGATGATAGATGGGATTGGCTTAGACTTT TGTTGGAGGTATGTCAGTTTGCTCGGGATGCATCTGTGGCAGAGGCCTGGCTGATTGCCCAGGAGCCATACGTGGCCAGCAGAGATCTAGGCGAGACAGTGGATGAGGTCGAAAAACTGCTCAAGAGGCATGAAGCCTTTGAGAAATCCACTGCTACATGGGAAGAGCGTTTCTCAGCACTGGAACGGCTTACAACA TTGGAGCTGTTGGAAATTCGGAAACAACAACTGGACATACAACAGTACAGACAAGAGGCGGAGAAAGACAGCAG GAGAGAAGACACAGGTTTTGCAGAGGAGTCCTCACAACTCTACCCCACAGAAGAACAGTCTCTG TCTGGTTTAGGAGTAATAGAGCCTAGTTCCGGCGGAGTTGATGGCACAGCAGGGGACTCCACTGTGCCTTTGATCTCAGAGATGCAGGAAAGTGGCTCATTAGAGCTGGACCCTTCCACATCCATTCAGGTTACCAAAGAGACAGAAAAAGCTGCCACACTTCCCACTGAATCTTCACAAGTTCAACCAGTCTTGATGGAGGGAACTCTAGCACGCAAACATGAGATGGAAGGACATAATAAAAAGGCATCCAACAG gtcctggaacaacatttacTGTGTGCTCAAGCCTGGACAGCTCTCTGCCTACAAGGATGCCAAGAGCTTTAGTCACAGTGTCACCTACCATGGCGAGGAACCCCTGACCCTCACCAATGCTTCATGTGAGATCTTGACCAACTATAAGAAAAAGAAGCAGGTGTTCAAACTCCG ACTTGAAGATGGAAGTGAATATCTGTTCCAGTGCAAAGATGAG GAGGAGCTCCAGAACTGGACTAAGGCTATAGAGCAGGCAGCACAAGCTCTGACAGAAGAACCAGTTGCAGGGCCATCAGGAGTGAAGGCACAAAGCCTACCTCCACCTTCTTCCACTACACTAGAGGTCCCCTCAACCAAAAAGGAAAAAGAGAAGAGGTTTAGTCTGTTCGCTAAGAAGAAATAA